One segment of Megachile rotundata isolate GNS110a chromosome 6, iyMegRotu1, whole genome shotgun sequence DNA contains the following:
- the wmd gene encoding serine-threonine kinase receptor-associated protein wmd isoform X1, whose product MANLRQTPLTCSGHTRPVVHLAFSDITESGYYLISACKDGKPMLRQGDTGDWIGTFEGHKGAVWGVALNPQATRAASGAADFNAKIWDAIKGEEIHSFQHKHIVKSVNFSSDSNYLCTGSNEKLVRIYDLNKPEAAPQIFSGHKNGIRHVTFFNNNTALITCADDKTLRVWDINSGQEVKRLNFPAVPNSMELSKDGNIITTTHSNIVTFWDSKELTKLHEYTAPTQMNSASLHPDCSIFVCGGEDLKMYKFDYITGAEIESFKGHFGPVHCVRFSPDGELYASGSEDGTLRLWQTTVGKTYGLWRCIEQSPGIQETAAVLNNKQEVPAS is encoded by the exons ATGGCTAATTTGAGACAGACTCCGCTGACGTGTAGTGGACACACTAGACCAGTAGTGCATCTTGCATTTTCTGACATTACAGAGTCTGgatattatttaatttcggCGTGCAAAG ATGGCAAACCTATGTTGCGACAAGGAGACACTGGAGATTGGATTGGAACATTTGAAGGTCATAAGGGTGCGGTTTGGGGTGTTGCATTAAATCCTCAGGCAACGAGAGCTGCATCAGGTGCTGCTGACTTTAATGCCAAAATCTGGGATGCAATTAAAGGAGAAGAAATTCATTCTTTTCAACATAAACATATAGTAAAGTCCGTCAACTTTAGCAGCGATTCTAATTATTTATGTACTGGTTCTAATGAGAAGCTTGTAAGGATTTATGATCTCAACAAACCAGAAGCAGCACCAcag ATTTTCTCAGGTCACAAGAATGGTATCAGACATGTTACTTTTTTCAATAATAACACTGCGTTAATTACATGTGCCGATGATAAAACTTTGAGAGTATGGGATATAAATAGTGGTCAAGAAGTGAAAAGGTTAAACTTCCCAGCAGTTCCAAATTCCATGGAATTATCGAAGGATGGGAATATTATTACCACTACTCATTCCAATATAGTCACCTTTTGGGATAGTAAAGA ATTAACTAAATTACACGAGTATACAGCACCAACGCAAATGAACAGTGCCAGCTTACATCCAGATTGCAGTATTTTTGTATGTGGAGGAGAAGATCTGAAAATGTACAAGTTCGATTACATTACGGGTGCTGAAATTG aatCATTCAAAGGACATTTTGGACCAGTGCACTGTGTACGTTTCTCACCGGATGGTGAACTGTATGCTAGCGGTTCAGAGGACGGTACTTTAAGATTGTGGCAAACAACTGTTGGCAAAACATATGGTCTCTGGCGGTGTATAGAACAATCACCTGGAATACAAGAAACCGCTGCTGTGCTTAACAATAAGCAAGAAGTTCCTGCCAGTTAA
- the wmd gene encoding serine-threonine kinase receptor-associated protein wmd isoform X2 yields MLRQGDTGDWIGTFEGHKGAVWGVALNPQATRAASGAADFNAKIWDAIKGEEIHSFQHKHIVKSVNFSSDSNYLCTGSNEKLVRIYDLNKPEAAPQIFSGHKNGIRHVTFFNNNTALITCADDKTLRVWDINSGQEVKRLNFPAVPNSMELSKDGNIITTTHSNIVTFWDSKELTKLHEYTAPTQMNSASLHPDCSIFVCGGEDLKMYKFDYITGAEIESFKGHFGPVHCVRFSPDGELYASGSEDGTLRLWQTTVGKTYGLWRCIEQSPGIQETAAVLNNKQEVPAS; encoded by the exons ATGTTGCGACAAGGAGACACTGGAGATTGGATTGGAACATTTGAAGGTCATAAGGGTGCGGTTTGGGGTGTTGCATTAAATCCTCAGGCAACGAGAGCTGCATCAGGTGCTGCTGACTTTAATGCCAAAATCTGGGATGCAATTAAAGGAGAAGAAATTCATTCTTTTCAACATAAACATATAGTAAAGTCCGTCAACTTTAGCAGCGATTCTAATTATTTATGTACTGGTTCTAATGAGAAGCTTGTAAGGATTTATGATCTCAACAAACCAGAAGCAGCACCAcag ATTTTCTCAGGTCACAAGAATGGTATCAGACATGTTACTTTTTTCAATAATAACACTGCGTTAATTACATGTGCCGATGATAAAACTTTGAGAGTATGGGATATAAATAGTGGTCAAGAAGTGAAAAGGTTAAACTTCCCAGCAGTTCCAAATTCCATGGAATTATCGAAGGATGGGAATATTATTACCACTACTCATTCCAATATAGTCACCTTTTGGGATAGTAAAGA ATTAACTAAATTACACGAGTATACAGCACCAACGCAAATGAACAGTGCCAGCTTACATCCAGATTGCAGTATTTTTGTATGTGGAGGAGAAGATCTGAAAATGTACAAGTTCGATTACATTACGGGTGCTGAAATTG aatCATTCAAAGGACATTTTGGACCAGTGCACTGTGTACGTTTCTCACCGGATGGTGAACTGTATGCTAGCGGTTCAGAGGACGGTACTTTAAGATTGTGGCAAACAACTGTTGGCAAAACATATGGTCTCTGGCGGTGTATAGAACAATCACCTGGAATACAAGAAACCGCTGCTGTGCTTAACAATAAGCAAGAAGTTCCTGCCAGTTAA